AGGTATAATCTCCAAATCATTTTCTAAGGCAAGATATAAGTTAGAGATAGTTTGAGCTTGAATACCTTGAGCAGCATCCACAATCAGTAAAGCCCCTTCGCAGGCAGCTATAGAACGTGATACTTCATAAGAAAAATCCACATGGCCGGGAGTGTCTATGAGGTTCAAAATATAGTCTTCGCCATTAAGCTTGTATTCCATTTGTATGGCGTGACTTTTGATAGTAATCCCTCGTTCACGTTCCAAATCCATATCGTCTAACAATTGGTTTTGGGCTTCCCTTTCTGTGACCGTTCCGGTAACCCCTAGCAACCTATCTGCTAGAGTACTTTTGCCGTGGTCGATGTGGGCAATGATGCAAAAATTTCTGATATTTTTCATTACAGCGAAAGTAAGGAAAATTCATAGTGTATGAGATGTCACTAGCTAAGAATTTTTACCTTTGAATAATGAAACATTATTTTGCTACGCTGACGCTACTATTCTGTACACTTTTTGTTTACAGCCAACATTCTAAACTAAACAGCCAATTAGAATTGGGAGGTTTACGAGGCATACAACTGAGTAAATCTTTTCCTATACTCAAATCGGGGGGCATGGCTCAGCTAAATGTCAGCAAAGTCTTAAGCGATTACGTTAGTTTGGGGCTAGGAGTAGCCTACATACAGCTAGAAGAGGAAACATTTACACCCCTATTTATTCATTGTAGAGCCAGTAGGAATAAAAGTGATAATGGGCTGTTTTACAATACGGCGGTTGGCTATTCCCAAGCTACTAATCGAATTTTTGAAGATGCTATAAATAGTCGCTATGTCGGCAAAATGTATTTTTCACCGGGTATGGGCTACCAGTACCGTATCAGCCAAAAATTAGGGCTTACTGCTAGTTTCAATTACATACTACAAAAGGTGGACTTAGAACACTACAATAGCGACAATCAATTGTACCATACCGAATCTTTGACCATTGATTTAATGGGCTTTAAAGTGGGCTTAATCCTCTACTAAATGCGATTAATCATCTTATTTATAGGTATAGTCTGTTGGAGCATCAACACCAATGCACAGCTGCACATCAACGAGATGATGTCGCTTAACAACAACGCTTGGGCAAGCGCTCAGAACAACTACCCCGATTGGATAGAATTATACAATAGCAGCAACGATAGTATCCTACTATCTGACTACTTCCTTTCTGACGATAGGCAAGAAATGGATCAATGGCAATTGCCTAAGCGTTATATTCAAGGGGGTGGGTTTTTTACCGTTTACGCCAGTGGTTTGGATATGGAGATGGACTGTAACTTTAAGATTAGTAGTCAAGGCGAAGCTCTATTTCTCAGCCATTACGCCATGGGTTTGGTAGATTCCTTGCCTGCTGTGCCACTGGATGAAAATCAATCTTTTGGTCGATATCCAGACGGTGCCGAACTTTTGGCAAAACTCCAAAGTCCGACTCCCAACAGCCCCAACGACAGTATATACTTACTATTCAGCAGCTTGTCCTTTTCTCACACTAGCGGTTGGTATGAAAATAGCATCAACCTATCTATAGTGCCGAGCCATAGTGGTGCTCAAATATACTACACTCTTGATGGTGCCGAGCCCACCACCGATGACCTTTTATATACTACAGCTTTGGTGCTAAACGATGCCTCCGAAGAAGACAATATAATTTCCGAAATCCCCACTTCGGAAGAGTGGGAAAGGCCACAAGGAAAGGTCTCTAAAGGACACCTTATTAAGTCAGCTGCCTTTGAAAATGGGCAACGCATTAGCTCCGTATTTACCCATAGTTTTTTCATTAACCCACAGATGGAAAGCCGCTACACTTTTCCTGTGGTTTCACTTTCTACAGCACCAGAAAATCTGTTTGATGATGAAATAGGCATCTATGTAAAGGGACAGAACACCAATTATTACCAAAGAGGCAGAGCATGGGAGCGTCAAGCCCATTTCGAATATTTCGACTTAGAGGGTAAACGACAAGTCAATCAGAAGGTTGGCATACGTACCAATGGAAATATAAGCCGAACATTTCCTCAAAAATCTTTACTGCTATATGCTCGAGGTTCTTATGGTAAATCACGAATTAAATATCCCTTTTTCGAGGGTAAGGAAATGGACTCTTTCAAAAGAATCATACTCCGCTCTGCGAGTTCCAACGACTGGAAAAATACGATGTTCAAAAATGAACTCGCTCAGCGCATCGTTATTGACATGAATTTGGAACACCCCAGCACCCAAGAAGTTATCGTATTTATCAATGGGGAATATTGGGGCATACACCACCTCAATGAACGAACAGATGAGCATTTCATCAGCGATTATTTTGATGAAGACCATATCCATTTATTGACCCACAATGCTCAAGTAGAAGAAGGCGACAACCAAGACTTTCTCAACCTCAAAGGCTATATGAATGAGAATGACATGAGTCTCCATGAGCATTACGACTACATCAGCAGACATATAGATATTGACAATATCATAGACTACTATTGCGCTCAATTGTTTTTGGCTAATACCGACTGGCCACACAATAACGTTAAGTATTGGAAAGCTCAAGACGAGGGCAAATGGCGATGGCTATTTTTTGACTGTGACGAGTGCATGAGCTACGAATATTACAACCTCATGGCAGATTTAATCAACGAAAAAAACAGTAGTCAAGATTTTGATGAATGGTCTGTCTTCATTATGCGCCAACTGTTGAAAAACACTAACTTTAGGGAGCAATTCAGACGACGTTTTGAGCAACTGCTAACAACTACCTTTTTTACACCCAACCTTATGCAACACATTAAGGAAATGGAGAGACTTTACAGTGCAGAAGCCGTAGAACATAGGCTAAGATGGAATGTGCCAGACAATAGCAACGCATGGTTAGAGGCTGTAGAAAGTTTGTATGCTTTTGCTAGTATTCGACCGCATGTCATGCGCCAATTACTGACAGATTATTTGGGCAATCCGTTCAGTATTTATCCTAACCCTACAAACGAAAGTATTAGCATTAGTGTAAGCACCGACATCAATAGTGTGGAAAGCATTACTATACTCAACCAATTGGGGCAGGTGGTTTATCAAATTGAAGGCGGTTGGAATAATCCTATAAGACTAGCAAGATTACAAAAAGGGGTTTATACGGTTCAACTGCGCTTTGAAAATCGCCTATATAATGAACCTTTGATTGTACAATAAGCCGCAGTGCAACCATTCTGATGGACTTAGCCGCTTTTTTTAAGCTGGAATTAATCGTTTTCTTTTGTATATTTGGATTTCCTACTTAAAGTATATCTTATGAAAAAACGTCTAACACTCTATTTTCTTTTGTTTTTCTGTGGTGCATATGCCCAAAAACACATTCAATTAGTCCATGACGGTTACACTTTAGCCGAGATTGAAAAAATAATGGCACGACACTTGGACAGTCTAGGTGTTGAAGATGGCAAAAGAGCGTATAAATCATACAATAGGTGGCATTATAATGCTAGGTTTAAAGTGGATGAAAGAGTAAAATTGGAAGACTCCAGATGCTTATGAGTATTACAAATTCAAGAAAAGATCAGCTGCAAGTTCGCCTGCTCAAAGCATTTCTAATTCAAGTCAGTCGTCTAGTGCAGCAAGTGCTGTTGAGAATTATCCTTGTAATTTTGAATTTCTAGGCCCATCTGATACTCCTCGTAGGGGTGTTAACAAAATTGGTGTTTGGAGGCTCAATTGTATTGCCTTTCACCCTACCCTTGAAAATACGTTTTATGTAGGGGCACGGCATTTGGCGTACAAATAACGGAGGGTATAATTGGAGCAATATCACTGAATTTGTAGAAAACCTAGGGGTCTCTGATATTGAGATTGACCCTAACAACCACGATGTTATTTATTGGTTATCTGGAGACTATGACGGTAGCGATGTGTTTTACACCGCTATATTCAAATCTACTGACGGCGGTAACAGTTGGCAAGAAATAGATTTGAATAATACAATTAACCCCTTATCTCATCAAACATTTTACTCTACTATTTTGGTTTACCCCGACAATAGTAATATAGTGATGGTAGCAATTGGACAGAAAATAACGTTCTAACCATTCATTTACCTGGTTTTTCCCCACATAGTGGGCCTAGTGGCAGAGTAGGCATAAACACTAATCAACCAGACAATACGCTTTCTGTCAATGGAGGAGCCTCAAAATCGGGTGGTGGCTCTTGGCTGACCTATTCAGACCGTAGAGTCAAGAAAAATATTATTACCTACACCAAGGGTATTGATGAGGTTATGCAAATACAACCCGTAAGTTATCACTATAACAGCAAGTCTGGCTATAGTGACACCACCAAACAATACGTTGGGGTTATAGCTCAAGAAATTGAGAAGATATTGCCCAATACGGTTAGCCTATTTGACGATAGTCAAGGGTCAAGTGGCTTGAAAGATAAACGACAATTTGACTCATCAGAAATCATTTGGCTGATGGTAAATGCCATTAAAGAATTAGATCAAAGAAATGTTGCGCTACTACACGAATTAAAAGAGCTGAAAGCTAAAAGAGAAGGCAAATAGGGGTGTAGTCCGCCTAGAAACGAACCCAAATAGTTAATCCCTCAAATACTTCTTATCAACGTAAAAAGTGCCAAAAGGAACGATAGAAGCTAACAAGACGATGAATGTTTCTTTAATACCCCATTGATAATCCTCTCTAAGGAAAAGGGCTAAAACGATGTATGCCATAAACAACAAACCATGAGGCATACCCAATAGTTTGACCCAAGATTCATCGCCACCCCAATATTTTAAAGGAACAGCAATACAGAGTAAAAGGATATAAGAAAACCCTTCTAAAAGGGTAATCAATCGAAAGAACTTTTTCATGAATTCATCTTTGTTATGTACTTGCCAATAATATCAAACTCCAAATTAACTATGCTACCTACCTCCAAATCGTGGAAATTGGTATGCTCAAAAGTATAAGGTATGATAGCTAACGAAAAACGATGTTGTTGTGAATTGACCACCGTTAGGCTCACCCCATTGACACAAACAGAACCTTTCTCCACCGTAATGTGTTGGGAAGGCTCGTATTCAAAGGTGTAAGTGTGCCAACCGTTTTCTTGACCAATGTGTATGCATTTTGCCGTTTGATCGACATGACCTTGAACGATATGGCCGTCAAGCCTATCGCCCAACTTCATACAACGTTCAATATTGACTTTATGCCCTACTGCCAAATGCCCAAGGTTGGTTTTGTCTAAAGTTTCTTTAATGGCGGTAACAGTATACACATCGTCTTGAATAGCCACTACCGTTAGGCAAATACCGTTGTGCGCTACGCTTTGGTCTATCTTAAGCTCCGAAGTAATGGGCGTACGCATAGAAATGTGCAAATTATCTAGCTCTTTTTCTAGTTTTACGACCTCGCCAATATGTTCTATTATCCCTGTAAACATTAGTAATTGATGATTTGTTCTTCTATACCTTGAGGGATTTCTCTAAAGGTATAATCTTGTCTTCTTAATTGGGGTTCAAAACCCGCTTTCCTAATCGATTCTTGAATGCTCTTGTAGGTAAATCGGTGTGGCGCACCGGCTGCCGATACTACATTTTCTTCTATCATAATAGATCCAAAATCGTTGGCTCCACCATGCAAACACAGTTGTGCTGTTTGCTTACCCACCGTTAGCCAAGAGGCTTGTATATTTTTAATGTTAGGCAACATAATTCTGCTAATAGCAATCATACGCAAATATTCGTCACCAGACACATTGTTTTGTATCCCTCTAATTCGCTTTAGCAAAGTGCCATCGTCCATAAAAGGCCAAGGGATAAAGGCTAAAAAGCCATCGGCATCCTTAGGTTTTTCGGACTGCACTTGTCGTATCCATACCAAATGCTCGAAGCGTTCTTCTAAGGTTTCTATGTGTCCAAACATCATCGTTGCTGAAGTGGTAATGTCCAATTGATGACAAGCACGCATAACGTCTAGCCATTCTTGACCGGTACATTTTCCCCTAGAAATAAGTCGTCTGACCCTATCGTTAAGTATTTCTGCCCCAGCGCCCGGTAAACTATCCATACCAGCTTCTTTCAATGCCGTCAAAACTTCTGTGTGGCTTTTGCCTTCTAGCTTACAAATGTGAGCCACTTCTGGTGGTCCTAAGGCATGCAAACGGATTTCGGGATACAGCGCTTTAAGCTCACTAAGTAGGTTGGTGTAAAAATCTAGGCCTAAATCAGGGTGGTGACCACCTTGCAATAACAATTGATCGCCACCATAACGCATGGTTTCTTCTATTTTGGGTTTGTACTGCTCAATAGTCGTGACATAGACTTCATCATGTCCTGGTGGTCTGAAGAAGTTGCAAAATTTGCAGTTGGCAATACAAGCGTTGGTCGTATTGACGTTTCTGTCAATCTGCCAAGTAACCAAACCATCTGGTTTTTGAATTTTTCTTAACTCATTAGCTACCCACATTAAATCTGCTGTAGGAGCGTTTTCAAAGAGATATTGCCCCTCCTCTGCCGATAAAAACTCAAAGGCTAAAGCTCGTTTTAGTAAAGCGTCTATATTCATCTAAATTGTCTAATTTCGCAGGTACAAAAATACGACATTAATTATGGACTTACTCATATCTCTATCAAAACAAATTCCAGATCAGCAATCTTTAATATTAGTGTGTAAATCCTTAGATGATATTAAGAGATTTTCTTTTACTAAAGAAGAAACAAAATACCTAGAAAGCGCTATTGAAAAAGAACAAAATAGCATTCGGTTAAATCGCTATAGTCATCAAATTTTTGTCGTCCTTACAAAAGGTGATTTAGAGAAAATACGACTTGCTGCAAATGCCTTGCACAGCGAGATAAATACACTGAAAATAGAACAGCTAACCGTTGTGGATTATGCTAAAAATAAGGCGGAAGCTCTGGCTTTTGTAGAGGGTTTAGCCTTGAGTAATTATCAGTTTCTAAAATATTTTTCCGAGAAAAAAGAAAACACCCTAAAAGGTATAGACCTTCATTTTGATGGTTCGGCAGATGACATACAGCATTTGCAATCGGTGGTGGACGGTACTTGTGTAGCCAGATCCTTAGTAAATGAACCTTTTTCCTATCTGACGGCACCACAATATAGCAAGGATATAGAACGACTAGGCAAAGAGGCTGGTTTTAGTGTAGAAGTGTTTCACAAAAGTAAGATTGAAGCCCTAAAAATGGGTGGCCTACTAGCCGTCAACAAAGGCAGTATTGACCCCCCTACCTTCAATATTATGGAGTGGAAACCTAAAGGGGCTACCAACAAAAAACCCATAGTATTGGTGGGTAAAGGTATTGTTTACGATACGGGTGGTTTGAGCCTAAAGCCTACCGCCAATTCTATGGATATGATGAAATGCGATATGGGAGGTTCAGCAGCAGTAGTAGGCACAATGTACGCCATCGCTAAAGCTAAACTCAATGTTCATGTCGTAGGCTTAGTACCAGCAACCGATAACCGCCCCTCTGGAAATGCCTATGCTCCAGGCGATGTGATTACTATGCATGACGGCACTAGTGTAGAGGTCTTAAATACCGATGCCGAAGGACGACTTATACTCGCCGATGCTTTGAGTTATGCTAAAAAATATAAACCCGAAATAGTCATCGACCTTGCTACATTGACAGGTGCGGCGGCAAGAGCTATAGGCAAACAAGGCATCGTAGCTATGGGTAACGATAAAGAGACTATGGCGGCACTCAAAGAAAGTGGCGACAGAGTACACGAAAGATTAGCCGAATTTCCTTTCTGGGACGAATACAAAGACGATTTGAAATCGAGTATTGCCGACCTCAAAAACTTGGGTGGTGCCGAAGCTGGAGCCATCACTGCTGGTAAATTTTTAGAGCATTTTACCGATTATCCTTACACCCATTTGGATATTGCTGGACCTGCATTTATGCTTAGTCCGTTCAACTACCGAGGTAGAGGCGGAACAGGGGTTGGCGTTCGCTTATTATTCGATTACCTAAAATATAAATCGGAATGAGTAAGCCCATAAAATTAGGCATATCTATCGGCGACACTAATGGTGTTGGACTAGAGGTTATCTTAAAAAGTTTCAAAGATAAGCGTATGCTAGACTTTTGTACCCCTATCCTATTTGGCGATTATAAATTGGCTATAAAGACCAAAAAACAACTGGGCTTAGACGATGTCTATTTGAATAAAATACAATCTGTTAAAGACTGTAAAAACAAGAAAGTCAATATTATCAACTGTTGGAAAGAAGAGCTTAATCCTACATTGGGCAACAATACTCCAGATGGTGGAAAGTATGCCCTTAAATCCTTAGAATGCGCTAGTCAGTCATTAAAAAATAAGGAAGTCGATGTGCTTGTAACAGCACCTATCAACAAAGAAAACATACAGTCCGATAGCTTTAAATTCCCTGGTCATACCGAATATTTAGAGCATCAATTCGAGGGTAAAGCTCTTATGTTGATGTTGAGCGACGATTTACGAATAGGCCTAGTAACAGGGCATATTCCTATCGAAGAGGTGTCCAAAACTATCCACAAGGATTTAATTGTTGAAAAGCTAATCGCCTTTAACCAAACCTTAAAGCAAGATTTTGGCATACGTAAGCCTAAAATTGCCGTTTTAGGGCTCAATCCCCACGCTGGAGATAATGGACTGCTCGGCAAAGAAGAAGAAAAAACCATTATTCCTGCTCTTCAAAAGGCCCAAGAAGAAGGTCTTTTATCATTCGGCCCTTACCCTGCCGATGGCTTTTTTGGCTCCAACAAATTGAGTGCTTTCGATGGGGTTCTAGCCATGTATCACGACCAAGGACTTGTCCCATTCAAAACATTATCTTTCGGCAATGGCGTGAATTTTACTTCTGGATTAGCCATCATTAGAACATCGCCAGACCATGGCACAGCCTTCGATATTGCAGGACAAAATTTAGCCTCCGAAACATCCTTTATCCAAGCTATTTATAGCGCTTGTGATATCTTCAAAAAACGCCAAGAATGGCACGAGCTAAACAGCAATCCATTGAAGGTACAAGCAAGGAAAGAAAAAACTAGAGAACGCTAGTATTCATTCATTTGTATATCAAATAGTGGAATTAAGGAATTATTATTACATTTGCAGGCTACTTTGAAAAAGTTCTGAATGTATGGTAAGGTCTAAAGATTTTGAAATTCAATTTTCGGCTTTAAAATTAGGCAGCCATCAATTCCAATTTGACATAGTAGATACGTTCTTTACACTGTTCGATTATTCTGAGATAGAAAAAGCACAGATTCGCACTGATGTTACTCTAGTAAAAAAAGCAACTCTATTACAATTAGATTTTGCTTTAAATGGAGAAATAACACTCCCCTGCGATAGATGTACCGACGACTATCAACAAGAAATTAATCAACACTTTGAACTGATTGTTAAGTTTTCAGATATCGTTGAAAATGTAGAAAGTGACGAAATTGTTATTCTCTCTACCAACGAACATACCCTGTCGTTAGCACGATATATTTACGAGTTTGTTCACCTTTCACTACCCTCAAAACGAACACATCAATCCGATCAAGAGTGTAACCCTGAAATGATAGAACAACTAGAACAAATGGGTTGGACAGAAGAAACGAATGAAACAATTGACCCTCGATGGGAAAATTTAAAACGAATAAAGACTAAATAAATTTAGATTATGGCACATCCTAAACGCAAAATCTCTAAAACAAGAAGAGACAAAAGACGCACACATGACAAAGCAGTAGCGCCACAGTTAAGCGTATGTCAAACTACAGGTGAAACTCATCTTCCACACAGAACGCATTGGGTAGACGGTGTACTTTACTACAGAGGTAAAGTAGTAATGGAAAAATAATTTGTATCTCGGATACAATTATCACACTTGTATAAAATATATTTTTATGTAGATTTAAAAAATCTAATTTAGCTTTTTTAAATCTACTTTTATTTTATGACTAAAGTTCGCATTGGTATAGATATAATGGGTGGAGATTTTGCTCCATCAGCGACTATCGAAGGTAGCGTACTGGCACTCCATTCTCTAGCCAATAATGTAGAACTTGTTCTGATTGGTGATGAGAGTATCATTAAAAAAGAGGTCGAAAAACACCAAGTCGACTCCAATAAATTCACTATCGTTCACGCCCCCGACAACATCGAAATGGGCGAACACCCCACCAAAGCACTCGTTAAAAAACCAAATTCAAGTATTGCCGTAGGCTTTCACCTTCTTAAAAAAGGTAAAATAGACGGATTTGCCAGTGCCGGAAATACAGGCGCCATGTTTGTAGGAGGGTATATGTCTGTTAAACCTGTCCCTGGTATTTTACGTCCTTGTATATCTTCTGTACTACCTAAATTAGATGGTGGCGTTAATGTCATACTGGATGTCGGAGCTAATGCCGATTGTAAACCAGATGTGCTATATCAATTTGGTATTCTTGGCTCTTTATTTGCCGAACACGTTTGTGGTGTAGAAAATCCAAGAGTAGGACTGCTCAATATTGGCGAGGAAGAAACCAAAGGTAATATGCTCACGATTGCTGCCCACGAAATGATGAAGGATACAACAGACTTCAACTTTTGTGGTAACATAGAAAGTCGCCACTTATTTGACGATGATTGCGACGTTATCGTTTGCGATGGATTTAGTGGAAACGTCATACTCAAACAAGCCGAGTCGGTATATTCGCTCATCAAAAAAAGAAATATAGAAGACGACTACTTCGATAGATTCAACTACGAAAACTACGGAGGAACGCCTATCCTAGGACTTAACAAAACCGTTGTTATTGGTCATGG
This window of the Flavobacteriales bacterium genome carries:
- a CDS encoding tail fiber domain-containing protein; this encodes MTYSDRRVKKNIITYTKGIDEVMQIQPVSYHYNSKSGYSDTTKQYVGVIAQEIEKILPNTVSLFDDSQGSSGLKDKRQFDSSEIIWLMVNAIKELDQRNVALLHELKELKAKREGK
- the pdxA gene encoding 4-hydroxythreonine-4-phosphate dehydrogenase PdxA, whose protein sequence is MSKPIKLGISIGDTNGVGLEVILKSFKDKRMLDFCTPILFGDYKLAIKTKKQLGLDDVYLNKIQSVKDCKNKKVNIINCWKEELNPTLGNNTPDGGKYALKSLECASQSLKNKEVDVLVTAPINKENIQSDSFKFPGHTEYLEHQFEGKALMLMLSDDLRIGLVTGHIPIEEVSKTIHKDLIVEKLIAFNQTLKQDFGIRKPKIAVLGLNPHAGDNGLLGKEEEKTIIPALQKAQEEGLLSFGPYPADGFFGSNKLSAFDGVLAMYHDQGLVPFKTLSFGNGVNFTSGLAIIRTSPDHGTAFDIAGQNLASETSFIQAIYSACDIFKKRQEWHELNSNPLKVQARKEKTRER
- a CDS encoding DUF177 domain-containing protein — its product is MVRSKDFEIQFSALKLGSHQFQFDIVDTFFTLFDYSEIEKAQIRTDVTLVKKATLLQLDFALNGEITLPCDRCTDDYQQEINQHFELIVKFSDIVENVESDEIVILSTNEHTLSLARYIYEFVHLSLPSKRTHQSDQECNPEMIEQLEQMGWTEETNETIDPRWENLKRIKTK
- the plsX gene encoding phosphate acyltransferase PlsX, whose product is MTKVRIGIDIMGGDFAPSATIEGSVLALHSLANNVELVLIGDESIIKKEVEKHQVDSNKFTIVHAPDNIEMGEHPTKALVKKPNSSIAVGFHLLKKGKIDGFASAGNTGAMFVGGYMSVKPVPGILRPCISSVLPKLDGGVNVILDVGANADCKPDVLYQFGILGSLFAEHVCGVENPRVGLLNIGEEETKGNMLTIAAHEMMKDTTDFNFCGNIESRHLFDDDCDVIVCDGFSGNVILKQAESVYSLIKKRNIEDDYFDRFNYENYGGTPILGLNKTVVIGHGISNAIAIKNMIVLTADVVDADLTTKILNNFNND
- a CDS encoding riboflavin synthase, encoding MFTGIIEHIGEVVKLEKELDNLHISMRTPITSELKIDQSVAHNGICLTVVAIQDDVYTVTAIKETLDKTNLGHLAVGHKVNIERCMKLGDRLDGHIVQGHVDQTAKCIHIGQENGWHTYTFEYEPSQHITVEKGSVCVNGVSLTVVNSQQHRFSLAIIPYTFEHTNFHDLEVGSIVNLEFDIIGKYITKMNS
- the rpmF gene encoding 50S ribosomal protein L32, whose protein sequence is MAHPKRKISKTRRDKRRTHDKAVAPQLSVCQTTGETHLPHRTHWVDGVLYYRGKVVMEK
- a CDS encoding CotH kinase family protein codes for the protein MRLIILFIGIVCWSINTNAQLHINEMMSLNNNAWASAQNNYPDWIELYNSSNDSILLSDYFLSDDRQEMDQWQLPKRYIQGGGFFTVYASGLDMEMDCNFKISSQGEALFLSHYAMGLVDSLPAVPLDENQSFGRYPDGAELLAKLQSPTPNSPNDSIYLLFSSLSFSHTSGWYENSINLSIVPSHSGAQIYYTLDGAEPTTDDLLYTTALVLNDASEEDNIISEIPTSEEWERPQGKVSKGHLIKSAAFENGQRISSVFTHSFFINPQMESRYTFPVVSLSTAPENLFDDEIGIYVKGQNTNYYQRGRAWERQAHFEYFDLEGKRQVNQKVGIRTNGNISRTFPQKSLLLYARGSYGKSRIKYPFFEGKEMDSFKRIILRSASSNDWKNTMFKNELAQRIVIDMNLEHPSTQEVIVFINGEYWGIHHLNERTDEHFISDYFDEDHIHLLTHNAQVEEGDNQDFLNLKGYMNENDMSLHEHYDYISRHIDIDNIIDYYCAQLFLANTDWPHNNVKYWKAQDEGKWRWLFFDCDECMSYEYYNLMADLINEKNSSQDFDEWSVFIMRQLLKNTNFREQFRRRFEQLLTTTFFTPNLMQHIKEMERLYSAEAVEHRLRWNVPDNSNAWLEAVESLYAFASIRPHVMRQLLTDYLGNPFSIYPNPTNESISISVSTDINSVESITILNQLGQVVYQIEGGWNNPIRLARLQKGVYTVQLRFENRLYNEPLIVQ
- a CDS encoding DUF3817 domain-containing protein, which codes for MKKFFRLITLLEGFSYILLLCIAVPLKYWGGDESWVKLLGMPHGLLFMAYIVLALFLREDYQWGIKETFIVLLASIVPFGTFYVDKKYLRD
- a CDS encoding leucyl aminopeptidase, with the protein product MDLLISLSKQIPDQQSLILVCKSLDDIKRFSFTKEETKYLESAIEKEQNSIRLNRYSHQIFVVLTKGDLEKIRLAANALHSEINTLKIEQLTVVDYAKNKAEALAFVEGLALSNYQFLKYFSEKKENTLKGIDLHFDGSADDIQHLQSVVDGTCVARSLVNEPFSYLTAPQYSKDIERLGKEAGFSVEVFHKSKIEALKMGGLLAVNKGSIDPPTFNIMEWKPKGATNKKPIVLVGKGIVYDTGGLSLKPTANSMDMMKCDMGGSAAVVGTMYAIAKAKLNVHVVGLVPATDNRPSGNAYAPGDVITMHDGTSVEVLNTDAEGRLILADALSYAKKYKPEIVIDLATLTGAAARAIGKQGIVAMGNDKETMAALKESGDRVHERLAEFPFWDEYKDDLKSSIADLKNLGGAEAGAITAGKFLEHFTDYPYTHLDIAGPAFMLSPFNYRGRGGTGVGVRLLFDYLKYKSE
- a CDS encoding CofH family radical SAM protein, with protein sequence MNIDALLKRALAFEFLSAEEGQYLFENAPTADLMWVANELRKIQKPDGLVTWQIDRNVNTTNACIANCKFCNFFRPPGHDEVYVTTIEQYKPKIEETMRYGGDQLLLQGGHHPDLGLDFYTNLLSELKALYPEIRLHALGPPEVAHICKLEGKSHTEVLTALKEAGMDSLPGAGAEILNDRVRRLISRGKCTGQEWLDVMRACHQLDITTSATMMFGHIETLEERFEHLVWIRQVQSEKPKDADGFLAFIPWPFMDDGTLLKRIRGIQNNVSGDEYLRMIAISRIMLPNIKNIQASWLTVGKQTAQLCLHGGANDFGSIMIEENVVSAAGAPHRFTYKSIQESIRKAGFEPQLRRQDYTFREIPQGIEEQIINY